In one Hominilimicola fabiformis genomic region, the following are encoded:
- a CDS encoding S-layer homology domain-containing protein → MIKIKRLFKIIVPTVLLLMLALTAHAYNVVDLPENMTFSDALGVFNADEITRITVSDIAEGKYTDLTKDEINEFYSTIQDMTVYRKINPTPFRGISVNIYTNDGVKSYMLNSGLQIGMYGSNNYVCYKLNKANTEKLLYLDSMYRDAEEKVNGEEIHRVTSNDFLKLPSSPWAQPFAREAASKNILPYEFTGNYSENITREQFCILLANLICVKENYSSLDKYMQDQNKPYLKNYFVDCNDADDSVNILYALGIVNGKDESHFDPDGTITREEAATLLCKVAEMYMWIGTETSLTYNDTDLISPWAKFFVTWANEHGIMTGITEEEFNPQGQYTVEQAVATIVRLYNLLS, encoded by the coding sequence GTGATTAAAATTAAACGATTATTTAAAATTATTGTTCCGACTGTACTGCTTCTTATGCTTGCGCTTACCGCACACGCATATAATGTGGTTGATTTGCCGGAAAATATGACTTTTTCTGACGCACTCGGAGTTTTTAACGCCGATGAAATAACGCGTATAACGGTTTCGGATATTGCCGAGGGCAAATATACCGACCTCACAAAAGACGAAATAAACGAATTTTACTCAACAATTCAAGATATGACTGTTTACAGAAAGATAAACCCTACCCCATTTCGCGGTATTTCCGTAAACATCTATACAAATGACGGCGTAAAGAGCTATATGCTTAATTCGGGTTTGCAGATTGGTATGTACGGAAGCAACAATTACGTTTGCTACAAATTAAATAAGGCAAATACAGAAAAATTGCTTTATCTTGACAGTATGTACCGCGATGCGGAAGAAAAGGTGAACGGTGAGGAAATACACCGCGTTACGTCAAACGACTTTTTGAAACTTCCGTCATCACCTTGGGCACAGCCTTTTGCAAGAGAGGCGGCAAGCAAAAATATTTTGCCGTATGAATTTACAGGCAACTATTCTGAAAATATTACACGTGAACAATTTTGTATATTGCTTGCAAATCTAATTTGCGTGAAAGAAAATTACTCGTCACTTGACAAGTATATGCAAGACCAAAACAAGCCGTATCTTAAAAATTACTTTGTCGATTGTAACGACGCTGACGATTCCGTCAACATACTTTACGCACTCGGCATTGTAAACGGTAAAGACGAATCACATTTCGACCCTGACGGCACAATAACGCGTGAAGAGGCGGCAACACTGCTATGTAAAGTTGCGGAAATGTATATGTGGATCGGAACAGAAACAAGCCTTACATACAACGACACCGATTTAATCTCCCCTTGGGCAAAATTCTTTGTAACTTGGGCGAACGAACACGGTATAATGACAGGTATTACGGAGGAAGAATTTAATCCGCAAGGTCAGTATACTGTTGAACAAGCCGTTGCAACAATCGTCAGACTTTATAATTTGTTATCATAA
- the pyrE gene encoding orotate phosphoribosyltransferase, whose amino-acid sequence MLTEKKKEFIEFMMESDVLRFGDFVTKSGRNTPYFVNTGNFRTGKQIATLGKFYAALIKENCGDNFDCMFGPAYKGIPLATAAAGALYNEYKIDKPYFFNRKEEKDHGEGGSLVGYKPQDGDKVIIIEDVITAGTAVRETMPILKNAANVEVKDMFISVNRCEVGQNPEKTTIMEVMEDFGINVHAIITVQDIYEYLKQDGSYGDILTKMKEYMDTYCVF is encoded by the coding sequence ATGCTTACAGAAAAGAAAAAAGAATTTATTGAGTTTATGATGGAATCTGATGTTCTTCGTTTCGGCGATTTCGTAACAAAGAGCGGAAGAAACACACCTTATTTCGTAAACACAGGTAACTTCCGTACAGGCAAGCAAATTGCCACACTCGGCAAGTTCTATGCCGCACTTATAAAGGAAAACTGCGGTGATAATTTTGACTGTATGTTCGGTCCGGCTTACAAGGGTATCCCTCTTGCAACTGCCGCCGCAGGTGCACTTTACAACGAATACAAAATCGACAAGCCTTATTTCTTCAACAGAAAAGAAGAAAAAGACCACGGTGAAGGCGGTTCACTTGTAGGCTACAAGCCACAGGACGGCGACAAAGTTATCATTATTGAGGACGTTATAACAGCCGGTACAGCCGTAAGAGAAACTATGCCGATACTAAAAAATGCTGCAAATGTAGAAGTTAAAGATATGTTCATTTCCGTAAACCGATGTGAAGTAGGTCAAAACCCTGAAAAGACAACCATTATGGAAGTTATGGAGGATTTCGGAATTAACGTACACGCTATTATTACTGTTCAGGATATTTACGAATATCTGAAGCAAGACGGTTCATACGGCGATATTCTTACAAAAATGAAGGAATATATGGACACTTACTGCGTTTTCTAA
- a CDS encoding sigma-70 family RNA polymerase sigma factor — translation MAVVKPEIKTTEYEMFSRYRETGDIALRDEIVSSYIYIAEILSRKFINRGVEYDDIFQVACMGILYAVERFDPDKGVKFATYATPTVMGEIRKYFRDKGNFIRIPRRLYEIFYKAEKIKRVSSEISQEEIARILNIPEKLLENVYEVGDTSFIKSLEYEAYADGELNFSNLIGIEDSNFLMIEDKDFIKYCMSRLSADERKFIEYRYYDEKSQKEISEIMGISQMQVSRMEKRTLKKLRNLYFRD, via the coding sequence TTGGCAGTCGTCAAACCCGAAATTAAAACAACAGAATATGAAATGTTTTCTCGATACAGAGAAACAGGCGACATCGCCCTTCGTGACGAAATCGTTTCTTCTTACATATATATAGCCGAAATTCTTTCACGTAAATTTATCAACCGCGGTGTTGAATATGACGATATATTTCAAGTCGCATGTATGGGAATTTTATATGCGGTTGAGCGTTTTGACCCTGACAAAGGCGTTAAATTCGCCACATATGCAACCCCTACGGTGATGGGCGAAATACGCAAGTATTTCAGAGATAAAGGCAACTTTATCCGTATTCCGAGACGTCTTTATGAAATATTCTACAAAGCGGAAAAAATCAAGCGTGTTTCAAGCGAAATTTCGCAAGAGGAAATTGCAAGAATACTCAACATTCCCGAAAAACTGCTTGAGAATGTCTACGAAGTAGGTGATACATCATTTATAAAGTCACTTGAATACGAGGCATATGCAGACGGTGAATTGAATTTCTCAAACCTTATCGGCATTGAGGACAGCAATTTTCTTATGATAGAGGACAAGGATTTTATTAAATATTGTATGAGTCGGCTTTCCGCCGATGAACGCAAATTTATTGAATATCGTTACTATGACGAAAAAAGTCAAAAGGAAATTTCAGAAATAATGGGTATTTCTCAAATGCAGGTGTCGCGAATGGAAAAACGCACTTTGAAAAAATTGAGAAATCTTTATTTTAGAGATTAA
- a CDS encoding L-2-amino-thiazoline-4-carboxylic acid hydrolase, which yields MKIKQQKQIKTFLIEEFGKDRGSALFDEQEKALNTIIKNTKNKSKNQMKTLISTILPRIALYKVLSKSGFTEDVVYKHMRKYMLDIVAAKKHSSTAKMELIPGFYALYSNITLKIMRKTDLQESEQTHGKNYFNLTIKKCLWHTACVENGCAELCRLFCDVDNVTYGGLKKIGFTRTKTLGYGGDCCEFHFFKK from the coding sequence ATGAAAATAAAACAGCAAAAGCAAATAAAAACGTTTTTAATCGAAGAATTTGGGAAAGACAGAGGCAGTGCGTTATTTGATGAGCAAGAAAAAGCACTCAACACAATTATCAAAAACACAAAAAACAAATCAAAAAATCAGATGAAAACGCTTATTAGCACAATCCTCCCCCGCATTGCACTGTACAAGGTTTTGTCAAAAAGCGGTTTTACGGAAGATGTCGTATACAAGCATATGCGAAAATATATGCTTGATATAGTTGCGGCAAAAAAGCACTCATCTACGGCGAAAATGGAGTTGATACCGGGATTTTATGCACTTTACAGCAACATAACTCTTAAAATTATGCGTAAAACCGACTTACAGGAAAGCGAACAAACTCACGGCAAGAATTACTTTAATCTTACCATTAAAAAGTGCCTTTGGCACACCGCTTGCGTAGAAAACGGCTGTGCGGAGTTGTGCCGTCTGTTTTGCGATGTTGACAACGTTACATACGGCGGTCTGAAAAAAATAGGCTTTACTCGCACCAAAACCTTGGGTTACGGCGGAGATTGCTGTGAATTTCATTTTTTCAAAAAATAG
- a CDS encoding leucine-rich repeat protein, translated as MKAIRKIIAALVALSACMSYTFALADNVNTNYSDSAYQTVSTVADSGKCGDNLKWELDTNGTITISGTGEMSEYAFQTSQHQFTAEENEQYMQELENHKFPWFEKNSPELITNIIIEDGVESISDMAFYGTSIKSISLPNSVKKIGKSSIANCAELEKITLSDNISEIPTGAFNSDYKLTSIELPTKLTSIGASAFLNCESLESIDIPDTVTEIGDRAFANSGLRMLVIPSGVTAVNYDLCNENHNLNEVVFSPNTKSVEMTAFSGCSNLKNIDLPDGLEKIGKMAFLSSVNARIYIPQSVTDIEKKAFNDNAVIYGYANSAAEEFAKNNDIKFVAVNSHDEYLSLLTYSDTDNSSYKSAIDELSQLGIINGFEDGTFKPQDNVTRAQAATMFATALGYSDTKYQNIATDKAVFSDFLMSHWAYKYADYVMKSADISSGETNCILNGFEDGTFRPDNNVTIIQLLKMAICSLGEDGYMAEAVENGGYPNGYNTVAEKYGFSKGIAVDAINQPATREQTAQIISNTINMPIKRFGAINSITADHKTESEKFLVTYDGSKEYYPLTTLKTMLQTNDWGNQTAYATKSPLENSEEFYAYATIKNISQSKISVKPEGLLINTDGSVYSSEDTFEAESNGITLDENTTYYLYFKKINNVWILDNYAIFNQFN; from the coding sequence ATGAAAGCTATAAGAAAAATAATTGCGGCATTAGTTGCATTATCGGCTTGTATGTCATACACATTCGCTCTTGCCGACAATGTAAATACAAATTATTCCGACTCGGCATATCAGACTGTATCCACAGTTGCTGACAGTGGAAAATGTGGCGACAATTTAAAATGGGAGCTTGACACAAACGGCACAATTACTATTTCAGGCACAGGTGAAATGAGTGAATATGCGTTTCAAACATCGCAACATCAATTCACCGCAGAAGAAAACGAGCAATATATGCAAGAACTTGAAAATCACAAATTCCCTTGGTTTGAAAAGAACAGTCCTGAATTAATAACAAACATTATAATCGAAGACGGTGTTGAAAGTATAAGCGATATGGCATTCTACGGCACTTCAATCAAATCAATCAGTTTGCCGAACAGTGTAAAAAAGATCGGAAAATCTTCTATTGCAAACTGTGCCGAGCTTGAAAAAATAACCCTTTCGGACAATATCTCAGAAATTCCGACAGGTGCATTCAATTCCGATTACAAACTTACATCAATAGAATTGCCGACAAAATTAACTTCAATCGGTGCATCGGCATTTTTAAACTGCGAGTCATTGGAAAGTATCGACATTCCCGACACTGTAACTGAAATTGGTGACAGAGCATTCGCAAATTCAGGATTGCGAATGCTTGTAATTCCAAGCGGTGTGACCGCGGTTAATTACGACCTTTGTAATGAAAACCATAACCTAAACGAAGTTGTATTTTCTCCGAACACAAAGTCTGTTGAAATGACCGCCTTTTCGGGTTGTTCAAACTTAAAAAATATAGATTTGCCTGACGGATTGGAGAAAATAGGCAAAATGGCTTTCCTATCCTCCGTCAACGCACGCATATATATACCTCAAAGTGTAACTGACATTGAAAAAAAGGCATTTAACGACAATGCCGTTATATACGGTTATGCAAATTCGGCGGCAGAAGAATTTGCAAAGAATAATGATATTAAATTCGTTGCAGTCAACAGCCACGATGAATATCTTTCATTACTTACATATTCCGACACGGACAATTCCAGCTACAAATCAGCGATTGATGAATTATCGCAATTAGGAATTATCAACGGTTTTGAGGACGGCACTTTCAAACCACAGGACAATGTAACCCGTGCACAAGCCGCAACTATGTTCGCGACAGCTTTAGGCTATTCGGACACAAAATACCAAAACATCGCAACAGATAAAGCAGTTTTTTCTGATTTCTTAATGAGCCATTGGGCGTACAAATATGCCGACTACGTAATGAAAAGTGCCGATATATCAAGCGGTGAAACCAACTGTATTTTAAACGGTTTTGAGGACGGCACTTTCAGACCGGACAACAATGTTACAATTATACAGCTTTTGAAAATGGCAATATGTTCGTTGGGCGAAGACGGATATATGGCAGAGGCTGTCGAAAACGGCGGTTATCCGAACGGTTACAATACGGTAGCGGAAAAATACGGTTTCAGCAAAGGTATTGCAGTTGATGCCATCAATCAGCCTGCCACACGCGAACAAACCGCTCAAATAATTTCAAACACAATAAATATGCCGATTAAACGTTTTGGAGCAATCAATTCAATAACGGCAGACCACAAAACAGAGTCCGAAAAATTCTTAGTAACATACGACGGCAGTAAAGAATATTATCCGCTTACAACATTAAAAACTATGTTGCAAACAAACGATTGGGGCAATCAGACGGCTTATGCAACTAAATCCCCTCTTGAAAATTCTGAAGAATTTTACGCATACGCAACAATCAAAAATATATCACAGTCGAAAATATCTGTTAAACCCGAGGGACTTTTAATCAACACAGACGGCAGTGTATATTCGTCTGAAGATACTTTTGAGGCTGAAAGCAACGGAATAACTCTTGACGAAAACACTACTTACTATTTGTATTTCAAGAAAATCAATAACGTATGGATATTGGATAATTACGCGATTTTTAATCAATTTAATTAA
- a CDS encoding S-layer homology domain-containing protein, with product MKKTFLIALSILTLTSSLNAFASTLDDNVIEDLEKFHIVEKSDDLRLNDHITRAEVVKMVSVATGNYDIDHVGTDQIFSDVPPTHWVVKYVRTAWDSYIISGYEDNTFRPENNITYNELQKIIVSALGYTQYAEMQGGYPDGYLTYSEKYNIMNNVDTSDSNAYVTRKDAMQMIYNSLDAPLLVYMRTNYLEDGSITYVYEWRDGEHRQFESLRMRLDEEFS from the coding sequence ATGAAAAAAACGTTTCTTATTGCACTGTCAATTTTGACATTAACAAGTTCCTTAAATGCTTTTGCAAGCACGCTTGACGACAATGTTATTGAAGATTTAGAAAAATTTCATATTGTTGAAAAGAGCGACGATTTACGGCTTAACGATCACATAACAAGAGCAGAAGTAGTAAAAATGGTTTCTGTCGCCACGGGAAATTACGACATAGACCACGTTGGCACAGATCAAATCTTTTCCGATGTACCGCCTACTCATTGGGTTGTAAAATATGTACGAACTGCATGGGATAGCTATATTATATCTGGATATGAAGATAATACATTTCGTCCCGAAAACAACATCACATATAACGAATTACAAAAGATAATTGTATCCGCCCTCGGATACACTCAATACGCAGAAATGCAAGGCGGATATCCGGACGGATATTTGACATATTCAGAAAAATACAACATAATGAACAACGTTGACACATCAGATTCAAACGCATATGTAACACGCAAAGATGCAATGCAAATGATATACAATTCATTAGATGCACCTTTATTGGTTTATATGCGAACAAATTATCTCGAAGATGGCTCAATAACCTACGTCTATGAATGGCGTGACGGTGAGCATCGCCAATTTGAATCATTAAGAATGCGCTTAGATGAAGAATTTTCATAA
- a CDS encoding S-layer homology domain-containing protein, producing MKKQILTIISLILTIGMILPTANAEETSTYSDYVVEGQSTYADSFGLMKGYDDGTFKPDNNMTRAEFTSALMRAAVIANPDAQLAEINFSDIDKSYWAYDDIAKAVSIGFISGYDDGTFRPADNVTYKQAITMIFNVLGYKPVADLYGGYPHAYMSLGYYNRFFKSSTDNRNGNIEMNETKEKTAITRRDAMDMLGGMLFTPICVVTDYKTAFDGSNEPIYEIGGNGTVKQTLFTIKNAK from the coding sequence ATGAAAAAACAGATTTTAACTATTATATCATTAATTCTTACAATCGGAATGATTCTACCAACAGCGAATGCAGAAGAAACAAGTACATATTCAGACTATGTTGTAGAGGGACAATCGACTTATGCGGATTCATTCGGTCTAATGAAAGGATATGACGACGGAACATTCAAACCTGACAACAATATGACACGTGCAGAATTTACATCAGCATTAATGAGAGCGGCTGTAATTGCCAATCCCGATGCACAACTCGCAGAAATCAATTTTTCTGATATAGACAAGTCGTATTGGGCATATGATGATATTGCTAAAGCAGTTTCGATAGGTTTTATAAGTGGTTATGATGACGGAACATTTCGTCCAGCGGACAACGTCACATACAAGCAAGCAATAACAATGATATTTAACGTGCTTGGATATAAGCCTGTTGCGGATTTATATGGCGGATATCCGCACGCATATATGTCATTGGGTTATTACAATAGGTTCTTCAAATCTTCAACAGATAACAGAAACGGCAATATTGAAATGAACGAAACAAAGGAAAAGACGGCGATTACGCGAAGAGATGCTATGGATATGCTTGGAGGTATGTTATTTACACCAATATGCGTTGTAACGGATTACAAAACTGCATTTGACGGCAGTAATGAGCCGATTTATGAAATAGGTGGAAATGGCACCGTTAAACAAACATTATTTACAATAAAAAATGCTAAATAG
- a CDS encoding S-layer homology domain-containing protein, with protein sequence MSAKTNLATLLIAATAITSNSAALANDLTDNIINDLYNFKIIADKSDIRPNNNITRAEAVKMICIAEGNDVFDNDTTDTQIFYDVPTSHWAAKYIEIAVDDSIISGYEDNTFKPEQYVTYQELHRMIVSSLGYNLYAEQAGGYPKGYITYSNALEISKNMSLDNSAFATRGDAMQMIYNSLDAPIMEVRENVEIDGTVETVVMIYDGKSNPFISFRKILSGEVEY encoded by the coding sequence ATGAGTGCAAAGACTAATTTAGCAACATTACTCATCGCTGCAACAGCAATAACATCAAATTCCGCAGCTCTTGCAAATGATTTGACCGACAATATCATTAATGATTTATACAACTTTAAAATTATAGCTGATAAATCAGATATACGACCAAATAATAATATTACAAGAGCAGAAGCTGTTAAAATGATATGTATTGCGGAAGGAAATGACGTATTTGACAATGACACAACAGATACTCAAATTTTCTACGATGTTCCTACAAGTCATTGGGCTGCAAAATATATAGAAATTGCTGTTGATGACAGCATAATAAGCGGATATGAAGACAATACATTTAAACCCGAACAGTATGTAACATATCAGGAATTGCATAGAATGATAGTTTCTTCTTTAGGATATAATCTTTATGCAGAACAAGCAGGTGGTTACCCGAAAGGTTATATTACTTATTCAAATGCTCTTGAAATAAGCAAAAATATGAGTTTGGACAATTCTGCTTTTGCTACCCGTGGTGACGCAATGCAAATGATTTATAATTCACTTGATGCTCCTATTATGGAAGTAAGAGAGAATGTTGAAATCGACGGAACAGTTGAAACTGTAGTAATGATTTATGATGGGAAATCAAATCCATTCATATCGTTTAGAAAAATTTTGAGTGGTGAAGTGGAATATTAA